A genome region from Alistipes dispar includes the following:
- the hutH gene encoding histidine ammonia-lyase — MEHHHISAERLTVARLGEILERRLPVALSDDARARIVRCREYLDRKMEHPERPIYGITTGFGSLCDISVGRDELAQLQRNLVMSHACGTGERVPSEIVRLILLLKIQSLSYGHSGVQLATVERLAEFYNRGILPVVYQQGSLGASGDLAPLAHMSLPLLGLGEVECEGRVRPASEVLGELGWNPLELQSKEGLALLNGTQFMAAYGVWALLAARRLSGWADRIGALSLDAFDGRIEPFCDEVHRIRAHRGQLATARAFRRLLEGSELIARPKQHVQDPYSFRCIPQVHGATKDTIDYVESVLETEINSPTDNPTIFPEEDMVVSAGNFHGQPIALAMDFLAIALAELGNISERRIYKLISGARGLPKFLVANPGLNSGFMIPQYTAASIVSQSKGLCMPASVDSIPSSQGQEDHVSMGSNAATKLYRVVLNTERVLAIELMNAAQALEFRRPARTSPELERMVADYRRRVPFVDNDCVMYPHIGASVEFLRAR; from the coding sequence ATGGAACATCATCATATTTCGGCGGAGCGGCTGACCGTCGCCCGCCTCGGCGAAATTCTCGAACGGCGGCTGCCGGTGGCCCTGAGCGACGACGCCCGGGCGCGTATCGTGCGTTGCCGCGAATACCTCGACCGCAAGATGGAGCATCCCGAGCGGCCGATCTACGGCATCACCACGGGCTTCGGGTCGTTGTGCGACATTTCGGTGGGACGCGACGAGCTGGCGCAGTTGCAGAGGAACCTCGTCATGTCGCACGCCTGCGGTACGGGCGAGCGCGTACCGTCGGAGATCGTGCGGCTGATCCTGCTGCTGAAGATCCAGTCGCTTTCGTACGGCCATTCGGGCGTGCAGTTGGCCACCGTGGAGCGGCTCGCGGAGTTCTACAACCGGGGGATTCTCCCCGTCGTTTACCAGCAGGGGTCGCTCGGCGCTTCGGGCGACCTGGCGCCGCTGGCCCACATGAGCCTGCCGCTGCTGGGACTGGGCGAAGTGGAGTGCGAGGGGCGGGTGCGCCCGGCCTCGGAGGTACTCGGCGAGCTGGGGTGGAACCCCCTCGAGTTACAGTCGAAGGAGGGGCTGGCGCTGCTCAACGGCACGCAGTTCATGGCGGCCTACGGCGTCTGGGCGCTTCTGGCCGCGCGCCGTCTGAGCGGCTGGGCCGACCGTATCGGGGCGTTGTCGCTCGACGCCTTCGACGGCCGCATCGAGCCGTTCTGCGACGAGGTGCACCGCATCCGCGCCCATCGGGGGCAGCTCGCCACGGCACGCGCCTTCCGCCGCCTGCTGGAGGGCAGCGAACTGATCGCGCGTCCGAAACAGCACGTGCAGGACCCCTATTCGTTCCGCTGCATCCCGCAGGTGCACGGGGCGACGAAAGACACGATCGACTATGTGGAGAGCGTGCTGGAGACGGAGATCAACTCGCCGACGGACAATCCGACGATCTTCCCCGAGGAGGATATGGTCGTCTCGGCGGGCAATTTCCACGGGCAGCCGATCGCCCTGGCGATGGATTTCCTGGCCATCGCGCTGGCCGAGCTGGGCAATATCTCCGAGCGGCGCATCTACAAGCTCATTTCGGGTGCGCGGGGACTGCCGAAGTTCCTCGTGGCCAATCCCGGGCTGAACAGCGGCTTCATGATCCCGCAGTACACCGCCGCGTCGATCGTCAGCCAATCGAAGGGGTTGTGCATGCCTGCGTCGGTCGATTCGATACCCTCGTCGCAGGGACAGGAGGACCACGTGAGCATGGGCTCGAACGCCGCCACGAAACTCTACCGCGTGGTGCTGAACACCGAGCGCGTGCTGGCCATCGAACTGATGAACGCCGCGCAGGCCCTCGAATTCCGGCGTCCGGCGCGCACGTCTCCCGAGCTGGAGCGGATGGTGGCCGACTACCGCCGCCGCGTGCCGTTCGTCGATAACGATTGCGTCATGTACCCCCACATCGGAGCTTCGGTGGAATTTCTGCGCGCACGATGA
- the hutI gene encoding imidazolonepropionase, with translation MRLLVRNIGRIVGIEREGRLRLCGAEMDRMETLDDAWLLADGGRIAAFGRSGGEEGIAADRVVDAGGGMLFPSFCDSHTHLVYAGSREQEFLDKINGLSYEEIARRGGGILNSADRLHETSEEELFRQAMERVREIAAMGTGAVEIKSGYGLSTEDELKMLRVVRRIRQETPLEVRATFLGAHAVARAYRGRQGEYVDLVCREMLPAVAREGLADFVDVFCDEGFFTVAETERIIAEGARYGLRAKIHANELAVSGGVQAGVRCGALSVDHLERIGAEEIGALRGAETMPTLLPGAAFFLGMDYPPAREMIRAGLGVALASDYNPGSSPSGDMRMVASLASIRMRMTPAEALCAATLNGAYAMGVSRDFGSVSVGKVASFFLTRPMPSVEFFTYAYRTPLIERVFLRGEEFGGAA, from the coding sequence ATGAGACTGTTAGTGAGGAATATCGGTCGCATCGTCGGCATCGAGCGCGAAGGGCGGCTGCGGCTGTGCGGTGCGGAGATGGACCGCATGGAGACGCTCGACGACGCGTGGCTGCTCGCCGACGGAGGCCGCATCGCCGCCTTCGGCCGCAGCGGCGGGGAGGAGGGGATCGCCGCCGACCGTGTCGTGGACGCCGGGGGCGGCATGCTCTTTCCCTCGTTCTGCGATTCGCATACGCACCTGGTCTATGCCGGAAGCCGCGAGCAGGAGTTTCTGGACAAGATCAACGGCCTCTCGTACGAGGAGATCGCCCGCCGGGGCGGGGGGATTCTCAACTCGGCCGACCGGCTGCACGAAACCTCCGAGGAGGAGTTGTTCCGGCAGGCGATGGAGCGCGTGAGGGAGATCGCGGCGATGGGAACGGGCGCCGTGGAGATCAAGAGCGGCTACGGACTCTCGACCGAGGACGAGCTGAAGATGCTGCGCGTCGTGCGCCGCATCCGGCAGGAGACGCCGCTGGAGGTGCGCGCCACCTTCCTCGGGGCGCACGCCGTGGCGCGCGCCTACCGCGGGCGGCAGGGCGAGTACGTCGATCTGGTGTGCCGCGAGATGCTGCCGGCCGTGGCGCGCGAGGGGCTGGCCGACTTCGTGGACGTCTTCTGCGACGAGGGCTTCTTCACGGTGGCGGAAACCGAGCGGATCATCGCGGAGGGCGCCCGCTACGGACTGCGGGCGAAGATCCATGCCAACGAGCTGGCCGTCTCGGGCGGCGTGCAGGCGGGCGTGCGTTGCGGTGCGCTGTCGGTGGACCACCTCGAACGCATCGGCGCCGAGGAGATCGGAGCGTTGCGCGGGGCGGAGACCATGCCCACGTTGCTGCCCGGGGCCGCGTTCTTCCTGGGCATGGACTATCCCCCGGCGCGCGAGATGATCCGCGCGGGGCTGGGCGTGGCGCTCGCTTCGGACTACAACCCCGGGTCGTCGCCTTCGGGCGACATGCGCATGGTGGCTTCGCTGGCTTCGATCCGGATGCGGATGACCCCTGCGGAGGCGCTCTGCGCCGCGACGCTCAACGGCGCCTATGCCATGGGGGTGAGCCGCGACTTCGGTTCGGTGTCGGTGGGCAAGGTCGCCAGCTTCTTCCTCACGCGGCCGATGCCCTCCGTGGAGTTCTTTACCTATGCCTACCGCACGCCGCTCATCGAACGCGTCTTTCTGCGCGGCGAGGAGTTCGGCGGCGCGGCATGA
- a CDS encoding bifunctional methionine sulfoxide reductase B/A protein gives MEPLTPRERRVIEEKGTEAPYTGRYYLHREAGTYVCRRCGAPLYRSEDKFDAGCGWPSFDDEIPGAVRRTPDADGLRTEIVCARCDAHLGHVFTGERFTPKNTRHCVNSLSLGFVPAAGAEPEVAAGECGAAAGTGIASERNAAAGGPAILSDRSDSSVPSDGSAVSGEPDRTGDVSDRSADSVRAGEPDAAVKTETAIFAGGCFWGVEYMLASQPGVLDAEAGYTGGRTEHPTYEEVCGHRTGHAEAVRVTFDPAQVSYEELARLFFEIHDPTQAGRQGPDVGPQYRSEIFYTSPEQRKTAVRLIAELRARGYRVVTRVTPAGSFWPAEAYHQDYYERRGTQPYCHVYTKRF, from the coding sequence ATGGAACCATTGACACCCCGTGAGAGGCGGGTTATCGAAGAGAAGGGTACGGAAGCGCCCTACACGGGACGTTATTACCTTCACCGCGAGGCGGGGACCTATGTCTGCCGCCGCTGCGGGGCGCCGCTCTACCGTTCGGAGGACAAGTTCGATGCGGGATGCGGCTGGCCGAGTTTCGATGACGAGATTCCCGGAGCCGTGCGCCGCACACCGGATGCGGACGGCCTCCGGACCGAGATCGTCTGCGCCCGCTGCGACGCCCATTTGGGCCACGTTTTCACGGGCGAGAGGTTCACGCCCAAAAATACGCGCCACTGCGTCAATTCGCTTTCGCTCGGGTTCGTCCCGGCTGCGGGGGCGGAGCCGGAGGTTGCGGCGGGGGAGTGCGGCGCGGCGGCCGGAACGGGGATTGCTTCGGAACGGAATGCTGCGGCCGGCGGACCGGCGATTCTTTCAGACCGCTCCGACAGTTCCGTGCCGTCCGACGGCTCTGCGGTCTCCGGTGAACCGGACCGGACGGGGGATGTTTCGGACCGCTCTGCGGATTCGGTCCGTGCTGGCGAGCCGGATGCCGCGGTGAAAACCGAAACGGCGATCTTTGCCGGAGGGTGTTTCTGGGGCGTGGAGTACATGCTCGCGTCGCAGCCGGGGGTGCTGGATGCGGAGGCGGGCTATACGGGCGGCCGTACCGAACACCCGACTTACGAAGAGGTGTGCGGCCACCGCACGGGACATGCCGAGGCGGTGCGTGTGACGTTCGATCCCGCTCAGGTCTCCTACGAGGAACTGGCGCGCCTTTTCTTCGAGATTCACGACCCGACGCAGGCGGGACGGCAGGGGCCTGACGTCGGTCCCCAGTACCGTTCCGAGATTTTCTATACCTCGCCCGAGCAGCGCAAGACGGCTGTCCGGCTGATCGCCGAACTGCGTGCGAGGGGGTATCGCGTGGTGACGCGCGTGACTCCTGCCGGATCGTTCTGGCCTGCCGAGGCGTACCACCAGGACTACTACGAGCGCCGGGGCACGCAGCCTTACTGCCACGTTTACACCAAGCGGTTCTGA
- a CDS encoding DMT family transporter produces the protein MERAKGIFWAALSSSTFGLAPLFTLLLLGAGYSSFEVLTYRWGVASLCLGVCGVAAGCDFRLGRKELRTVFLLSLFRAATSFSLVIAYRNIASGVASTIHFMYPLAVALAMICFFRERGSVRTFAAIGLSIAGAVLLSSGNVDFTQGDTLAGMIAAAVSVFSYAGYIVGVRRSRAARIDSTALTCYVMAFGALFFLVGGSLTGGVRIETDLRAWLCILGLALPATAVSNMALVQAIRRIGPTLTSVFGAMEPLTAVVIGVAVFAEPFTAKGAAGILLIVAAVLLVVLRRDRDGA, from the coding sequence ATGGAACGTGCGAAAGGCATTTTCTGGGCGGCTCTCTCCTCCTCGACTTTCGGGCTGGCGCCGCTGTTCACCCTCTTGCTGCTGGGAGCGGGGTACTCCTCGTTCGAGGTGCTGACCTACCGCTGGGGCGTGGCGTCACTGTGTCTGGGAGTCTGCGGTGTCGCGGCCGGATGCGATTTCCGCCTCGGGCGGAAGGAACTGCGGACGGTCTTCCTGTTGAGCCTTTTCCGCGCCGCCACGTCGTTTTCGCTCGTCATAGCCTACCGCAATATCGCCAGCGGCGTGGCTTCGACCATCCATTTCATGTATCCGCTGGCCGTGGCGCTGGCGATGATCTGCTTTTTCCGCGAGCGGGGGTCGGTGCGTACTTTCGCCGCGATCGGCCTGTCGATCGCGGGGGCGGTGCTCCTCTCCTCGGGCAATGTGGATTTCACGCAGGGCGACACCCTCGCGGGCATGATCGCCGCCGCGGTGTCGGTCTTCTCCTATGCCGGTTATATCGTCGGCGTGCGCCGGAGCCGCGCCGCACGGATCGACTCCACGGCGCTCACATGCTATGTGATGGCTTTCGGAGCGCTGTTTTTCCTCGTCGGCGGGTCGCTGACGGGCGGCGTCCGGATCGAGACGGACCTCCGTGCATGGCTCTGCATTCTCGGGCTGGCGCTCCCGGCCACGGCCGTCTCGAACATGGCGCTCGTGCAGGCGATTCGCAGGATCGGTCCGACGCTGACCTCCGTGTTCGGCGCGATGGAGCCGTTGACGGCCGTGGTGATCGGCGTCGCGGTCTTCGCGGAGCCTTTCACGGCGAAAGGGGCCGCGGGTATTCTGCTCATCGTGGCGGCCGTGCTGCTCGTCGTGCTGCGCCGGGACCGCGACGGGGCGTGA
- a CDS encoding endonuclease/exonuclease/phosphatase family protein: MKKYLLLLLAACLSLPAPAAEEARPLKLISYNMRNSGGGDGPNDWEHRRHATRQMIRQEAPDVFGVQEALADQLQYLDEECPQYARVGVGRDDGDKAGETMAIYYLRDRFDLLDSGTLWLSETPDRPSRGWDGACNRTMTWAELRDRTSGKTFFYFNTHLDHKGKTARAEGVKLVVAQIAAIAGKAPAILGGDFNTPTDSPIFRPLTKTMKSARDKAPETDREGTFNGFGSAPDTIVIDHLYFRGKLKCLRFATLTGDYGAPYISDHYPISMTFSL; encoded by the coding sequence ATGAAAAAGTACCTGCTTCTGCTCCTTGCAGCGTGTCTCTCGCTCCCGGCTCCGGCCGCAGAGGAGGCCCGCCCCCTGAAACTCATCTCCTACAATATGCGCAACAGCGGCGGAGGGGACGGCCCGAACGACTGGGAACACCGCCGCCACGCCACGCGGCAGATGATCCGCCAGGAAGCGCCGGACGTGTTCGGCGTGCAGGAGGCGCTCGCCGACCAGTTGCAATACCTCGACGAGGAGTGCCCGCAGTACGCCCGCGTGGGCGTGGGGCGCGACGACGGCGACAAGGCCGGCGAGACCATGGCGATCTACTACCTCCGCGACCGTTTCGACCTGCTCGACAGCGGCACGCTGTGGCTCAGCGAGACGCCCGACCGCCCCTCGCGCGGATGGGACGGAGCCTGCAACCGCACGATGACCTGGGCGGAACTGCGCGACAGGACGTCGGGCAAGACCTTCTTCTACTTCAACACCCACCTCGACCACAAGGGCAAAACGGCGCGCGCGGAAGGGGTGAAACTCGTCGTCGCGCAGATCGCCGCCATCGCGGGCAAGGCTCCGGCCATCCTCGGCGGAGACTTCAACACCCCGACCGACAGTCCGATCTTCCGGCCGCTCACGAAAACCATGAAGTCTGCGCGCGACAAGGCGCCCGAAACGGACCGCGAAGGGACCTTCAACGGGTTCGGTTCGGCGCCCGACACCATCGTGATCGACCACCTCTACTTCCGGGGAAAGCTCAAATGCCTGCGCTTCGCCACCCTCACGGGCGACTACGGCGCGCCCTACATTTCGGACCACTACCCGATCTCGATGACATTCAGTCTGTGA
- a CDS encoding tyrosine-type recombinase/integrase, with the protein MTSVKITFRPSAFKEEEGTLCFRLVLGRRIRRIGTGYRLFLSEWDECQQSVVIRPQSDDERKNYLTVLQSRIGADARRLNRIIASFERERRSYTYEDILAAWRASKGDYLFDFMEEMIDRFKRQGRMRTSETYAAALRSFARFRNRRDIRLEEIDSDTMTAYEAYLRRTGASRNTSSFYMRILRAAYNRAVERGIVSQKQPFRHVYTGVDKTVKRAMPLDALRRLKNADLRSFPRLDYARDMFLLSFYTRGMSFVDMAYLKKDDLSSGTLTYCRKKTGQRLSIRWEECMQEIVAKYPDRHPAYLLPIIRKDGGDERRQYKNRGQLINRYLKKIGREMGFSVPLTMYVARHTWANIARSKNVPLAVISESMGHDSETTTRIYLASLDSAAVDRANRVVINSLFEDPEV; encoded by the coding sequence ATGACATCAGTGAAAATCACATTCCGCCCGTCTGCCTTCAAGGAAGAAGAGGGTACGTTATGCTTCCGCCTCGTTCTCGGCCGCCGTATCCGCCGGATCGGAACCGGATACCGGCTTTTCCTTTCGGAGTGGGACGAATGCCAGCAAAGCGTCGTCATCCGTCCGCAGTCGGATGACGAACGGAAAAACTACCTGACGGTCCTGCAGAGCCGGATCGGTGCGGATGCGAGGCGGCTGAACCGGATCATCGCCTCTTTCGAGCGGGAGCGCCGCAGCTATACGTATGAGGACATCCTGGCCGCCTGGCGGGCTTCGAAGGGAGATTACCTGTTCGATTTCATGGAGGAGATGATCGACCGTTTCAAGCGGCAGGGGCGGATGCGCACCAGCGAAACCTATGCGGCCGCGCTGCGCAGTTTCGCCCGGTTCCGGAACCGGCGGGACATCCGGCTGGAGGAGATCGACTCCGACACCATGACCGCCTACGAAGCCTATCTCAGGCGGACGGGCGCGAGCAGGAATACGTCGTCGTTCTACATGCGTATCCTGCGGGCGGCTTACAACCGGGCCGTGGAGCGAGGAATCGTCTCCCAGAAGCAGCCTTTCAGGCACGTGTACACCGGCGTCGATAAAACCGTCAAGCGGGCCATGCCTCTGGATGCGCTTCGGCGGCTGAAAAATGCGGACCTGCGATCGTTTCCCCGGCTGGACTACGCCAGAGATATGTTTCTGTTGAGTTTCTATACCCGTGGCATGTCGTTCGTGGACATGGCATACCTGAAAAAGGACGACCTGTCGTCCGGAACGCTTACCTACTGCCGGAAAAAGACCGGCCAGCGGCTTTCGATCCGCTGGGAGGAATGCATGCAGGAGATCGTCGCCAAATACCCCGATCGCCATCCGGCCTATCTGCTGCCCATCATCCGGAAGGATGGCGGCGACGAACGGCGCCAGTATAAGAACCGCGGGCAGTTGATTAACCGGTATTTGAAAAAAATCGGCCGGGAGATGGGATTTTCCGTTCCGCTCACCATGTATGTCGCCCGGCATACGTGGGCGAATATCGCCCGCAGCAAGAATGTTCCTCTGGCGGTCATCAGCGAGAGCATGGGCCACGATTCGGAGACGACGACCCGGATTTATCTCGCGTCGCTGGATTCCGCTGCGGTGGATCGGGCGAACCGGGTGGTTATAAATTCATTATTCGAAGACCCGGAAGTGTGA
- a CDS encoding DUF3575 domain-containing protein codes for MNKRLLLLLLFAGICTAASAQKVAVKTNLLYDATTTLNLGAEFSLAPKWTLDISGNWNPWTFSDNRKWKQLAIQPEVRYWLCERFNGHFFGAHLIGGLYNFSNLNLDFKLFGTDFSRLKDHRYEGWMAGVGIAYGYHWMLSRHWSLEGSLGIGYVYTRADKYNCPRCSRRLENDRPHDYFGPTKAAVNLIYVF; via the coding sequence ATGAATAAACGATTATTATTGCTGTTGTTGTTCGCCGGAATCTGCACGGCCGCGAGTGCCCAGAAAGTCGCAGTCAAAACCAACCTGCTGTACGATGCCACGACGACCCTGAACCTCGGCGCGGAGTTTTCGCTGGCTCCGAAGTGGACGCTCGACATTTCGGGAAACTGGAATCCCTGGACTTTCTCGGACAACCGCAAATGGAAACAGTTGGCGATCCAGCCGGAGGTGCGTTACTGGCTGTGCGAGCGGTTCAACGGACACTTTTTCGGCGCGCATCTGATCGGCGGGCTGTACAACTTCAGCAATCTGAATCTGGATTTCAAGCTGTTCGGTACGGATTTCAGCCGGTTGAAGGACCACCGTTACGAGGGTTGGATGGCGGGTGTCGGAATCGCCTACGGATATCATTGGATGCTTTCGCGGCATTGGAGTCTGGAAGGTTCGCTCGGAATCGGCTACGTATATACGCGGGCGGACAAGTACAACTGTCCCCGTTGCAGCCGACGGCTGGAGAACGACAGACCGCACGATTACTTCGGCCCGACGAAAGCGGCCGTCAACCTGATCTATGTATTCTAA
- a CDS encoding DUF3868 domain-containing protein has protein sequence MKRTMLTYGCLLGALLVSSPLAARHTLRSGAAVGDSRVFRLRDSVVVEMRIDLAGMEVRSDRSVVLIPSLCDGERTIALPAVEVMGRRRALYYERNGSRTYARQPYRVVRKDRKAAQTVDYRVALPRAEWMDRLRLGVTEDLCGCGRTDPGRWVSLCEADVEFSPCLAYVTPRVEMPKSRELRGRAYLDFVVDRTEIDPTYRRNPEELARIHATVDTVYNDRDFGITRIFIEGYASPEDTYEHNTGLAKGRTRALKEYLKARYGFADSLFVTSFVPEDWGNLRRYVAESSLPDKKSLLELIDGGMEPDRKERTLRMRHPESYRILLKECYPGLRRTDYRIDYRIRGFDADEARELLRTRPEKLSLHEMFAVAQTCPAGGAEFAEVFETAARLYPDDPVVNLNLANVLLAGKKPEAALPYLEKAGDGAEAENARGVAAALLERYDEAERHLRRAAEAGLREAAENLRAIAGDGNSGRK, from the coding sequence ATGAAACGTACTATGCTGACATACGGCTGCCTGCTGGGCGCTCTTCTGGTCTCGTCGCCGCTTGCGGCCCGGCATACGCTGCGGAGCGGAGCCGCCGTCGGGGATTCCCGCGTGTTCAGGCTGCGCGACAGCGTCGTGGTGGAGATGCGGATCGACCTTGCTGGAATGGAGGTGCGGTCCGACCGTTCCGTCGTACTGATTCCGTCGCTTTGCGACGGCGAGCGGACGATCGCTCTGCCCGCCGTGGAGGTGATGGGGCGCCGGCGTGCCCTCTACTACGAGCGGAACGGATCGCGGACTTACGCCCGACAGCCCTATCGGGTCGTGCGGAAGGACCGGAAGGCGGCGCAGACGGTGGATTACCGCGTGGCGCTGCCCCGTGCGGAATGGATGGATCGTCTTCGGCTGGGAGTGACGGAAGACCTCTGCGGATGCGGCAGGACCGATCCCGGGCGTTGGGTTTCCCTGTGCGAGGCGGACGTTGAGTTCTCACCCTGCCTGGCCTATGTCACGCCGCGGGTGGAGATGCCGAAAAGCCGGGAGCTTCGGGGCAGGGCCTATCTGGACTTCGTGGTGGACCGGACCGAGATCGACCCGACATACCGCCGCAATCCGGAGGAGCTGGCCCGGATACACGCCACCGTCGATACGGTGTACAACGACCGGGATTTCGGCATCACCCGGATCTTCATCGAAGGCTATGCCTCGCCGGAGGACACCTACGAGCACAACACCGGTCTAGCGAAAGGACGCACCCGCGCCCTGAAGGAGTATCTCAAGGCGAGGTACGGATTCGCCGACTCGCTGTTCGTCACCTCCTTCGTGCCGGAGGACTGGGGTAACCTGCGCAGGTATGTGGCCGAAAGTTCGCTGCCCGACAAGAAGTCCCTTCTCGAGCTTATAGACGGCGGCATGGAGCCGGACCGCAAGGAACGCACACTGCGTATGCGTCATCCCGAGTCGTACCGCATCCTGCTGAAGGAGTGTTATCCGGGGCTGCGCCGCACGGATTACAGAATAGACTACCGCATCCGGGGATTCGATGCGGACGAAGCGCGGGAACTCCTGCGCACCCGGCCGGAGAAGCTGAGCCTGCACGAGATGTTCGCCGTCGCGCAGACTTGTCCGGCGGGCGGCGCCGAATTCGCCGAAGTGTTCGAGACGGCCGCGAGGCTCTATCCGGACGATCCGGTGGTGAACCTGAATCTGGCGAATGTCCTGCTGGCCGGGAAAAAGCCGGAGGCGGCTCTGCCGTATCTGGAGAAAGCGGGGGACGGCGCGGAAGCGGAGAACGCCCGGGGCGTGGCCGCCGCGTTGCTCGAACGCTACGACGAGGCGGAACGGCACTTGCGCCGTGCGGCGGAGGCGGGCCTGCGGGAGGCTGCGGAGAACCTGCGTGCGATCGCGGGAGACGGGAATTCCGGACGGAAATAA
- a CDS encoding Mfa1 family fimbria major subunit (Members of this family are fimbrial shaft proteins (major subunit proteins), found in the Bacteriodetes. The family is named for Mfa1 from Porphyromonas gingivalis, and is related to but distinct from the family of FimA from the species.) translates to MKTNGTKIGGTMLAMALFFAACAGDDGNPGDPAEKPGQQVVDGYVKVAINMPTSSGLTRADDHRYDDGESNEYKVNEALIAFFGGTEEANATFLKAYQLDVSGWTVDDGDEQITRTASYVMEAPAVPNGVSLYALAVVNANGILTVGDDGMLMRDGSPVFGEGAGTIEALRARVEKTADAFISASGNDNSSFFMTNAPLSDKSGSDSQRSSAAASTLVKVKVYDTKEAAGAEEADPIFVERLVGKVSVSIAKGITAGDSGNTVEVENPGSIYNGDRVVLEGWVLNVTNKSTRLVRDVGGLNEWVQYDSGDSRFLAGSAVKRDVGRYRIFWAVDCNYSDSDGHGESDFDIYDNATDPSDIDWNTSWEEKTNVAYCLENTFDTKHQNKNETTSVLIKGRYNRSKDAVVKSFFIVKNNGVLLSEEEFVETVKAAVAGLEDAEIRVNSEAAGGYYNTDGRKLSDLLTVTGANAGALTKVVPELGTVKYYKDGETYYCTALVRHFDNGETPWDNSESYTDEKHLGRYGVVRNTWYQLTVNSVSGPGEPEIPDVPDEPDDTTEGYIKVSVDVLSWALRTQEVDL, encoded by the coding sequence ATGAAAACAAACGGTACGAAAATCGGAGGGACGATGCTGGCGATGGCATTGTTCTTCGCCGCCTGCGCCGGCGACGACGGAAATCCCGGCGACCCGGCGGAAAAACCGGGGCAGCAGGTCGTGGACGGATACGTGAAAGTGGCGATCAACATGCCGACCTCCTCGGGACTCACCCGGGCGGATGATCATCGTTACGACGACGGAGAGTCCAACGAATACAAGGTAAACGAGGCGCTGATCGCCTTTTTCGGAGGAACCGAAGAGGCGAATGCCACATTCCTGAAGGCTTATCAGTTGGATGTGTCGGGCTGGACGGTCGATGATGGCGACGAGCAGATCACGCGGACCGCGAGCTATGTCATGGAGGCTCCTGCCGTCCCGAACGGCGTCAGTCTGTATGCGTTGGCTGTCGTCAATGCGAACGGTATTCTCACGGTCGGTGACGATGGCATGCTGATGCGGGACGGCAGTCCGGTTTTCGGCGAAGGGGCCGGTACGATTGAGGCTTTGCGGGCCCGGGTGGAGAAAACCGCGGACGCTTTCATTTCGGCTTCCGGGAACGATAACAGCAGTTTCTTCATGACGAACGCCCCGCTGTCGGACAAGTCCGGTTCGGACAGCCAACGCTCCTCCGCTGCGGCTTCCACGCTGGTGAAGGTCAAGGTATACGACACCAAAGAGGCTGCCGGCGCCGAGGAAGCCGATCCGATTTTCGTGGAGCGCCTCGTGGGCAAGGTCTCCGTGTCGATAGCCAAAGGCATAACGGCGGGGGATTCCGGGAATACCGTGGAGGTGGAGAATCCCGGCAGCATCTACAACGGCGATCGGGTCGTCCTGGAAGGCTGGGTGCTGAATGTCACCAATAAGAGTACCAGACTGGTGCGCGATGTCGGCGGCCTGAACGAGTGGGTGCAGTACGACAGCGGCGATTCGCGTTTCCTCGCGGGCAGCGCGGTGAAGCGGGACGTCGGTCGCTATCGCATCTTCTGGGCGGTGGACTGCAACTACTCCGATTCCGACGGGCATGGGGAGAGCGATTTCGACATATACGACAATGCGACGGACCCGTCGGACATCGACTGGAACACCTCCTGGGAAGAGAAGACGAACGTAGCGTACTGTCTGGAAAATACGTTCGACACGAAACACCAGAACAAGAACGAAACCACGTCCGTGCTGATAAAGGGACGGTACAACCGTTCGAAAGATGCCGTGGTAAAAAGCTTCTTTATCGTGAAGAACAACGGTGTGCTGCTCTCCGAGGAGGAGTTCGTCGAAACGGTGAAAGCGGCGGTCGCCGGGCTGGAGGATGCGGAAATCCGAGTGAATTCCGAAGCGGCGGGAGGATATTACAACACGGACGGCAGGAAGTTGAGCGACCTGCTGACGGTTACGGGAGCGAATGCCGGTGCGCTGACGAAGGTCGTGCCGGAGCTGGGTACGGTGAAGTACTACAAGGACGGCGAGACCTATTACTGCACCGCGCTTGTCCGCCATTTCGACAACGGCGAGACGCCCTGGGATAACAGCGAATCATATACTGATGAGAAGCATCTGGGCCGTTACGGCGTAGTGCGCAACACATGGTATCAATTGACCGTCAACAGCGTTTCGGGTCCGGGCGAACCGGAGATCCCCGATGTCCCCGACGAGCCGGACGATACGACGGAAGGCTATATAAAGGTCTCCGTGGATGTCCTTTCGTGGGCGCTGCGCACGCAGGAGGTGGATTTGTGA